Within Paenibacillus albicereus, the genomic segment GCTACAAGCTGGCGCTGCTGAGCGCTCAGGCGATTGGCGAGAAGGAGCGGCTGATCGCCGGGCTGCTCCACCATATCGCCTGGCTGCATCGCTACGGCGGCGAGGAAGAGCAGGAGCGCCGCTTCCTGCGCCACGCGCTGGAGGCCTACCAGTCCGTCTTCGAGCATGAGCATGTGGAGAACGACGCCAAGCTGATGTACCTGATCGGCGAGCTGCACCGGCGCCTGGACGAGCCGCGAGAAGCGGTGCGGTGGTTCTCCCGCGTCGTGCAGGATCCGTCCATCATGGATGCGGCAATGATCCAGGCGAGCCGCCGCCAGTGGCAGCTCATCCGCGAGCAGCCTTCCGGCTCTATCCCCGGGTGGTTCGCGCCTGGCGTCGAAGATGACGGAGCGGAAGCCATCCCTTCCTGAATTCAAAAAAAGCGTTCCCGCGAGAGGCTTCTCGGC encodes:
- a CDS encoding DUF2225 domain-containing protein — protein: MEPLYESVVSCPCCESEYPTPRVRSSFKRAVSSDTDFCCYYKHEVNADYYVVRVCPSCGYATTENGARELRGDQKQAYFDQVGPSWKPGSFRGERTREQALLCYKLALLSAQAIGEKERLIAGLLHHIAWLHRYGGEEEQERRFLRHALEAYQSVFEHEHVENDAKLMYLIGELHRRLDEPREAVRWFSRVVQDPSIMDAAMIQASRRQWQLIREQPSGSIPGWFAPGVEDDGAEAIPS